Within the Methanobacterium sp. BRmetb2 genome, the region GCAATTGCTATTTTTTTTCGCGAAATTTTAACGCCTCCATATTTAGATTAAAAAAACACTTAATCCTTTGCATTCTTTTAACCGACTTTAGATCATCACATAATGACATATAAATATTTCGACTTAAATCTTGAAAAAAAGAACAATTAAAACTCTTTTTTTGAATTAAAGATTAATTTAAAGATATAATAATAAAGGGTCATAATTATGGCCATCTATTTTGTTTCCTAAAGGGATTATATTAAATGAAAAATCATGTTAGATTAATATAAATAATTATACCTTTTTTAAAAGTATAACCCATTTTAAAATCTATTTTATCCCCATATAAACTTTAAAAACAAAAATAAACGGTCAGTACTATCTTTCTTTAATCTAAAACCTCCCAATAAGATCATAAATCTTATTATATAGTTTTTCATCCTTTGATCTTTTCAATCCTTTAATTGGTAATATGAGTAATAAATATAAGATTTTTCGGGATTATTATTTTATAATATTCAAAAAATTAAATTCAATAATTATTAAGTTTATTTAAATTCCAAAATAGACATAATTTTATAAGTATACATTCTGAAAATTATTGTATTAATACATAGAGAAGAAATTCAAAGTGTTATTCATAAAAAAAATAGGAAAACTAGGGTGAGATAATGATCGAAGTTGGAATTATTGGAGCAAGTGGTTATACTGGAGGAGAATTACTGAGATTTTTAAAAAACCATTCGGAAGTAGATGTTACTACCGCAACATCACGAAAACATGCTGGAATTCCTATTAAAAAAGTACATCCTCATTTACAGGATTTAAAACTTAATTTTACTGATGTTTCACCCAGTGAAATTGAAGCAGATCTTGTCTTTACGGCAACTCCTCATGGAGCTTCAATGAGAATAGTTCCAGAACTAGTGGAACGGGGCATTCGAGTAATTGATTTAAGTGGTGATTATCGTTTTGATGATATTGAAACCTACGAGAAATGGTATGGTTTTAAACATGAAAATCCACTGGAAGCAGTATATGGACTCCCCGAAGTATACAGAGAGGAAATTAAAAATGCAAATTTAGTTGCCAATCCCGGATGTTTCCCTACTGGTAGTATTCTAGCAGGATTACCGTTGGTAAATGAAAAACTAGTGGATACCCTGATTTTTGATTCAAAAACAGGAGTAAGTGGAGCAGGCATAAAACCAACTGAAATTACACATTACCCCAATATTAGTGATAATGTGATACCTTACGCAGTAACCACCCACCGACATGGTCCCGAAATTAATCAAGAAATAAATAAAAATTGGCCAGTGAAGGTTTCATTCACTCCACATTTAGTACCAGTTATTAGAGGGATTTTAACCACAGTCCATACTTTTTTAAAAGAAGATTTAACATCAGCAGACATTAAAAATATATATGAATCCTTTTATCAAGACGAACCCTTCTTGAGGGTTATGGATGCTGGTGAAATTCCGCGTTTAAGTGCAGTTAGAGGTTCTAATTATTGTCATGTAGGTTGCTTTGAAATTGATGAAAATGGAAGAATTGTTATAATATCCGCCATAGATAATCTTGTTAAAGGTGCTTCTGGACAGGCAATCCAAAATATGAACATAATGTATGGATTTAATGAAAAAAAATCATTAGAATTTGTAGGCTTACATCCATAAAAACTTATATATAGCACCAAAATGAATAATAAACAGATAAAATAAGGCAATTGATGAGTATTTTAATGAATTGTATTTGTGTTCATTAGTACAATTATACACTAAATTACTAGATCTGCCATCGAAAATCGTATTATCAAATTTACAAAGATAATATATTTTTTTATGAGGTGTTGGATTGAAAACCATGGTTTTATATTACTCCAGAAGTGGAAAAACCGCAAAAATTGTAGAAACTCTTGCAGAAAATATTTCTGCAGATACTTTAAAAATTGAAGATTTTAAAGATAGATCCGGTCCTATTAACTATATAAAAGCATCTATAGATGCTTTAAGAGAGGATAAAACTAAAATTGAACCATCGCATATTGATCTTAGTCCATATGGTTTAGTGTATATCGGAACCCCTAACTGGGCTGGAAAACCAGCTCCTGCAATAATTACTTTAATTGACACTAATGATTTTAGAGGTAAAGATGTTATTTTATTTGCCACCATGGGAAGTCAGGGCGGTAACAGTGTAATTGAGCGAATGAGAGAGAAAATTGAGGCTCGAGGCGCCCGTATGATTACCTCATTCTTGATTAAGACTGGTGGAAAGAGTACATCAGAACTGGAAGAAGATGTCAAAAAAACTATTGAAGAAATGGACTTAAAGATATATGGTATATAATGCTGTATAATCAGGTGATTTAATGAAAATAAAGATTATGGAATCTTACAAACCATTAATAGTAATTCCAGTGATAATTACTCTTCTTGCAATAGCAGTTATAGCTATAAATGGATTACCCGAAAGTATAGATTTGCAAGGAGGATCTATAGCTGTTTTGAATCTGGAAAAACCAGTTGATAGAGCAGAATTAACCAATATTATCAGTCAGGGCTTGAATACTACTGATATTGATATCAACTCGTTAACTCAAACACAAGCCACTATTGAAATTGGTGGAGCCGCTGATGTTATAAAACTTACTGATTCATTAAGTGGAATAGCTACTATTGAAAGTTTCAGATCAGTTGGGCCGCTGATTAGTCAGGAAGCACTTACACAAGTTTATTGGGCTATCGCATTCGCATTTCTATTCATGTCCATAACCGTCTTTATAATATTTAGAAACTTTGTGCCTTCAGTGGCGGTTATAATTGCAGCATTATCTGATATTTTAATTGCTGTTGGGGGAATGTCTATTTTTGGAATACCACTTTCAGTGGCTTCTGTTGGGGCAATTCTCATGTTAATAGGTTACAGTGTGGATACTGATATTTTATTAACTACAAGAGTGTTAAAAAGAAGAGAGGGGACAATTACAGAACGTGCCCAGGATGCATTCAATACTGGTTTAGTAATGTCTGCATCAGCTATAAGTTCTTTAAGTGTTTTGTACATTGTAACTGTACTTTATATCCCATATGCACAAGTTTTAAGTGAAATAGCTGCGGTTCTAATTATTGGATTGGTTGCAGATTTGTTAACAACTTGGCTAATGAATTTAGGTATACTTAGATGGTACCTGGAGGCTAAAAGATGAATGAAAGAGTTAAAAACTTTATCAAAGATTACAGAACCATCATTCTTATAGTTTTTATAGTAGTTAGTATTGCTTCAATATCGTACTATGGAATATCTCAAGGACTAGACCTTCAGGGAGGATCCTTAATTCAGGTTCATTTGGAAAAACCCGTGGATCAAGACACTATGAACCGAGTAACTGGAGTCCTTGACAGAAGGTTAAATATATTTGGTGTAAAAGATATTAAGGTCAGAGCTAGTGGTAATCAGGATGTTATAATTGAAATTGCTGGAGTTAAACCAGATGAAGTTGCACAAATTGTTGGAACTCCTGGTAAATTTGTGGCAAAAATTGATAATCAGACTGCTCTTGAAGGTTCAGACATAGTCAGTGTGCAACCATATGAAATACAGGGCACCCAATGGGCAGTTCCATTCAAAATAACACTTGAAGGTGCCAATAAGTTCGCTAGCATTGCTGAAGGTAAAGCTGGCGCGCCGGTTGATATGTATCTAGATGATAAACTTATATCATCACCAGAATTAGCCCCAGAACTAGCTACAGGTAGGCCTTCCACCGATGTACAGATAAGTGGAACAGAGAATACAAAAGAAGAAGCTGAAAAACAAGCCAAATCTATTCAAACAGTTTTACAGTCGGGTGCACTACCGGTTAAGGTTCAAATTGTGGGAATAAGTACTGTATCGCCAGAACTTGGTACAGAGTTTAAAAATGGAGCATTGATTGCAGGGTTTCTGGCATTGATCGTGGTTTCATTAATAATATTCTTTAGATATAGAACCCCTAAACTGGTGATTCCAATAATATTCACCAGCCTGGCGGAACTTCTTTTAATTCTCGGAGTTGCTTCCATTATAAAATGGAATATTGATTTAGCAGCAATAGCAGGTATTATTGCTGCCATAGGGACTGGTGTTGACGATCAGATTATATTAACTGACGAAGTTTTAAAAAGTAGTAAACAAGAAGAGCTTGTGCAGAAAAAAGAAAGCAAAAGAAGTAAAAAGAAAAAGAAAAGTAAAAAGAGTAGAAAATCTAAGTCTAAAAGTAGAGTTTCTATAAGTATGAAAAATAGGATTAAAAACGCATTCTTTATCATATTTGCTTCTGCAGCAACACTCATAGCTGCTATGCTTCCAGTGGCATATGTCGGATTTTCAAGAGGTTCTACTGGAATAGGATCCCTTGCTGGTTTTGCATTTACCACCATTATAGGAATTCTTATTGGAATCTTTATAACCCGTCCGGTTTATGCCAAATTCCTTGAATATTTCGTTGTTGATTGAAATTTCAAGGGTAAATTTTTTTATTTTATAAATCCCATTTTATTTTATTTTTGAATGTAATCAACTAAATATAGAGGTAACAATAAGAATAATATAATTATGAACACAAACTTTATAACTAAGAAGTAGGAAACATACTGCCGGTGGGTTAATGATATCTTGGATAATTTTAGTGATAATTTTAGTAATATCTTTATTAATCGTGATAAAAGCAGCAGATTTATTTGTAGATAATTTAGTCGAAATTGGAACGGCTTTTGGAATTTCTGAGATAATATTAGGAGTTACAGCAGCAGCTGTAGGAACCTCTCTTCCAGAATTCGGTTCTGCGATGCTGGCTATATTCACTGGTAATCCTGAAGTAGGTATTGGGTGTGCTATTGGAGCCAACATATGGAACATAGGAGGAATTTTAGGGATTTCAACCATTTTTGCTGGGACAATTTTAAGCCAAAAAGAAGAGATTAAACGTGACGGAACAATGACCCTGATCACCGCCGTTATAATCACATTTTTCATGTATATATTCGGTGAATTAAATTTAATCGTTGGAATAATACTATTATTTGCATATTTCATTTATTTAGGGTTATTAATTCGTGCTCAGCAGAATAATGTCAAAATAAATAATAAAACGCCGCAAATAGAAAAAAAGAAAGGGAAAAAAAAATTAAACAAAAAAAATGTGTTATGGGTAATTGTTGGTCTGATCGGTCTGGCTGTAGGGTGCAGAGTGATCGTATTTTCAACTGTTTCATTAGCAGAGATTGCAAGTATTCCTGAAATGCTTGCAGGTATTCTTCTGGCGTTTGGAACTACGGCACCAGAATTTTTTACTGTTTTAACATCTGCTCGTAAAGGATTAAGTAGGCTTGCAGTTGGAACGGTTTTAGGAAGTAATATATTCAATATTTTAATTGGATTGGGTGTGCCCTCCCTTTTTGTTGCTATCCCCGTAGAAGAGATTGCTATTAGATTTGATGGACCAGCTATGATTGTAATTACATTCCTACTAATTGTTTTACTTAAAAGACGAATGAAACTAACCAGAGTTGAAGGAGTGATCCTTTTCTCATCATACATAATTTATATGGGAACAAGATTATACATAATGTCGTGATAACATGGTCTATAAGAAAGTATTAGTAACAAGCACTGGTGAATACCTAGATGATATTCTTGAGCATACTTTAGATCTAATATCTGAAAGGAAAATGGATGTTATAGGTCTTTATGTGGTAGATACATCAGTACCATTCTTAACTCCTAAAAAAATAAAGGAAATGATGAAAACAGAGCTCAAAAAGAAGGGTCGGGAAATTTTAGATAGTATGAAAGTCGAATTTGAAAAACCCGCCAATTATATGGTAAACTTCATAGAAATGATGGTGGAAGGAGACCCTGCAGACGAAATTGTCAGAATAGCCGAAGAAGAAAAAGTAGATGTTATAGTAATGGGTACTGGAAAAAGTATCATGGATAAACATCTTCTGGGTAGTGTTTCTGAAAAGGTGGTTCATTCTGCACCATGTACAATATTACTAATTCGAACTGTGCAGGAAGAAAAATAAAATTAATTCAAGTACTAATGATGCCTTGAGTTAATTAATTTCGTAAACAATCAAATATTTCTAATAACTTATTATTTTTATTTTTCTATTTGTTGATGGTTTATCGCCCCTAAATTAGTTAAAAAAACATGTTATCTCTCTTATTTTGGATGTATTAATCTAAAAAAGAATTGAAAACGATTAAAATTTACAAATTAGATTTATACCGGGATTAAGCAGTTTTAAAGGAACTTACAATGTCTAAAAATATGCCTTGGACCCTGAAAAAGTCGTCTGGCGTTGAATTTAGATGAATTTCATATACTTTTCCATTTTTTTCTAAATAGATAAGTTCATGTTCCTCTAAACTCTTTTCATCATCAGAAGAGTCTTGTAATAGAAAGTCTTTTGCATTAACCCCATCAACAGTTATGGTTCTATTTTCAATCATTTTAAAATTTGGATCAGACTTGTTATTAGCAGTTTTAGAATAAGGATTGAATAATTGAATAATTTTTGTGTCAGTTAAATTAAAGTTTCCTAAAAATTTTAAGGTTATAATAGATTGATTAAATTTTTCTATTTCATTTTTAGGCACTACTGTTACTACTGATTCATTAACAACAGTGGCCTTGGACTCCCATCCATCAGGATATTTGAAAGAAAAATATTGTCCATCAAAAGTTTTAAACTGGAAATCAGTACATCCCGCAACGGATATAAGAACTATAACAATTATTATTATCCATGAAGTAGGAAATTGCGTAGCTATCACTCCCCCTTTTATAAATTTTTAAATTAAAATAATTAATATAAATATATACAATCCTATTTAATTTTAACCTTTTTGAAAATAGAAACTTTTTATAAAAAATTAATTATTAAATTGTTAAAAAAGGATTTTTTTTGTTTTTTACAAAAATTAAAAACAAATAATATCGATTAATTATATTATCAACTCTTAATTATTTCAAAAATATGTTTTTTATCTTAAATCATGAAACATTGCTCATTTCCAGTTCTTTAAACTATTGGATCTATTCGTGTTTGTGCTTAGAAAACTTACAATAATAGAAATCTTTTAATATGAGTTTTATTAATAGTCTATGGTTTAAGGATAAATGAATATTATATTCAGGGATTATTATGCTATGGATAATACAAATTGTTATTTTAATTATTTCTCTAATAATTGTAATTAAATCTGCAGACCTTTTTATTGATAATTTAGTAGATATTGGTACTAGACTGGGAATATCAGAAATTATTCTGGGAGTTACAGCTGCAGCTATTGGAACATCACTACCCGAATTTGGTTCGGCAGTAATAGCTTCAGTAAGTGGTAACACCGATATTGGTGTGGGGGTAGTTATCGGGTCAAATATTTGGAATATAGCGGGTATATTGGGTATCTCTGCAACAATAGCAGGAGTTATAAAAACAGATACAAAAGGAGTTACACGGGATGGGCTTATAACATTGGGCACTGGCTTAATACTATTGTTTTTCATGTTATTTGGGGACATCACCAGAATAGCTGCTATAGTAATGATCATGGTTTACATTGCTTATCTCTGGATGTTAATACGGGCTCAAAAAGACTATTCAAAAAATGAATCTGATAAAGAAGATAAAGAAAATTTATCATCTATAGAAAAATCTGATAAAGAAGAATCAGTTGATAAAGAAAAAGTTACCAAATATATTCCAGAAGAATCCTCAGAAACAAAGAAATCAATAAAGCCAAAAAATATAATTTTCATGGTCCTTGGATTCATAGGTCTGATTATTGGATGTAAATTATTAGTTGATAGTGGAACAGAACTAGCCAGAATCGCAGGGATACCTGCCATGATAATGGGTCTTTTTACACTGGCTATTGGGACCAGCATCCCTGAACTGGTTGTTACATTATCTTCTGCAGTTAAAGGATTGCACAACTTATCTCTTGGAACGGTTCTGGGAAGTAACACTTTCAATATTATGATAGGTATCGGAATACCTGCATTAATTATGAGGGTTCCAGTAGAAAGACTATCTCTCACCTTTGATGCCCCGGTAATGATCTTTGTCACCGCACTCTTAATATTACTATCTAGAAGAGGAAATAAATTAACTAGATATGATGGATTAATTTTATTAAGCATTTACATCATTTATGCAGTAACCAGATTGTACCTTACTGGACTATAATATACTAAATTTTTTGTAAAAATTTATAACCAACATTTACTATATCTAAATTAAAGATTCATTGGTGTACACCTAATCAACTATTCTTAGTAAAATTATAAAGGTAAATTTTATGGAAAAGCCAAAAAAGTTACCAAGGGAATTGAAGGTTAAACCTATTAAAAATGGGACAGTTATAGACCACATAACCGCTAATAAAGCATTAAATGTCCTTAAAATTTTGGGGTTGCCCAATGAAAAGAGCAAAGTAACCATTGCTATGAACGTTCTTTCATCACAAATGAAAAATAAAGATATAGTTAAAATTGAGAATAGAGAATTAGATTCTCAAGAAGTGGATAAAATAGCATTAATAGCACCAAATGCCACTATAAATATTATAAGAGATTATGAAATCGTAGAAAAAGGCAAGGTTCATCTTATGGACGAAATTAAGGATATATTAAAATGCCCCAATCCCAACTGTATAACTAATACTGCTGAACCTGTTGACTCCAAATTTTTTGTAATTAACAAAAAAGCCATTATCTTGAGATGTTACTTCTGTGAGAGAATCGTAGATGAAAAAGGTATTGAATTTCAAATTTAATTTTAATAAATAAATAATAAAAAAGAAAAAAAATTAGTTCTTTTTGTAATTAAACTAGTTTAGCATACCTTGCTAAAAACACCATCTGGTAAAAAGACCTGCTTACACTTCCTGATCTCACTGTACCATGGTTAGATAAAGATTCACAAGTTATTGCAGGTATGCCCATTATATTAGAAGCATCTTCTACTGCACCCGGATATTCCATTGCTGCCGTGCTATATACAAGTAATTTGGAGCTTGTTTGTTTACTAATGTAGTAGGCCATTTTATAGCTTGTATAAAGTGGATATTTTGAACAAAACACTGCGTTTGCTCCAGGATATCCTCCTTCACGAGTAGAATGGAAATCGCCTAGATAATTAACTTTATTTTGTTTAGCCACATTTAAAATTTTGTAAGTGGGAGTTCCTGGAATATGTGATATAGTATTTGGATTTTGACCGTTCCAGTACCGTGCAACATTGGCAGTAGATGAAGGAATTGCAAACGGAACAATATAAATCGTTCCTTGAATGTCTTTATCCATTAAATAGTTAACCATGTTAAGCATGGCTATTTGTGGAGGTATCTCATTTCCATGAACTCCGGATATCATCATGACTTTAGTACCAGTTCCGTCACCAAAACGAATCATAGGTGTTCCATTCTTTGACACTTCAATCAGCTTATTTACCACGTCAGTTCGGGAAATATACTGCATCAGAACACTATTGTTAGTTACATCCCCACCAGTTGATGTATCAATATTAGAAATTTCTACAGTAACTGTTCGGTTGGTTGTTGGTGTATCTGAAACCTTTTCAACATATCTATAGGAATCACCGTACTTGACTCTTTCATAGGTAATTATCTGTATATTATATACACCTTCTGATTTCCATATAAAATCAGATGAAAGAATTTTAGTATAGTTTGGTAGCCGATCATGCTCTTTGTAGAAATCTATGATTTTAGCATAACTAAACACTATATATTCAAACCTTAAATTACCCAAAGAAGTCTTAGAAAAATTAGGTGCTCTTCCATATGAATCTATGAAATTACGAATACTGGTTGCTTTTTCTAAATATTCGGATTTTAGAATATTGCCTGAAATTTTCTGGCCTGCGGGACTAGGTGCATCGCCAACATCCGTAACAGCCACTGGCGTAGATCTATTTTGATCCAAATTTATTACAGCATCCAATAGAACTTTTAAAAACTCAGACATGGTTAAAGATTTTGAACCGACCTGAATAGTCTCTGGTAAAACTTTATTTGTCTCTACGTAATCTTTAATATAAGCAGATGCTGTTTCAATCTCTTCGATAGTCACAGATCCCATGAAATCAGATTTAGTGATAATCGTATAGTTTGGTAGCCTATCATGCTCTTTGTAGAAATCTATGATTTTAGCATAACTAAATAAAATACCTTCAAACCTGAGATTATGTAGAGAAGTACTACAATAGTTTGGTGCTCTTCCATTGGCATTGATGAAATTAAGAATATTAATAGCGTTTTGTAAATATTCTGATTTTAAAATGTTACCAGAATTAACGTTACCCGCAGGATTAGATGCCTCACCCACTACAGTAATAATTATTGGAGTATCAGTATCTCCTTGATCTAACTGTATCGTAGTTGTCAACAAAACCTTCAAAAATTCAGCCAGAGTCAAAGTATAGGATCCGACGGGAATGCTCTCTGGTAAACTGTTATATGTATCCACATAATTCTTAAGATAAATTGAAGCTGTTTCAACCTCTTCAACCGTCACAGAACCAATAGGATCCTCAGCACTAGTTTGATATATAACAGTATCTTCCTGATTTTCCGTATCGTTATCTATAGAATCTACATCACTGGACTGTGAAATATTTTTTTCCTCATTTTCTAATGCATTAGTATCATTTATTATAGTTCCATCTGTAACATTGTCTTCAATAGCATTAACACCAGTAACTGAAAAAAATATCAAAAAACTGCATGCTAATAAAGCCAAAAAAAATTTCTCTCGCGTAATGTAAAGCCCTCCAAGTTCCTATTATAATAAAGGAATTTTTAGATATTTACTGGGTATAAAATTTAATATGATTTATAGTCTATTTCTCATTATTAATGAATCAAATTATATTAAAAGCATTATATAAAAGATCTGTTATAATAAATTAAAAATTAATGCATTATCAAACTGGTTTTTGTAATACTAAATGATAATTTGTCACTTGAAAAATTATATTTTAATAATAGATGACTAATTATTGGTAATATGTTTGGCTAATCTTTTAGCCAATGCTATAATCGTAAGTATTGGTGGTAATCCTGGTGATTTGGGTAAAACACTCGCATCAGTAACATATAATCCTTGGATTTCAGTTTCTAAATTTTTATTTACAACTTTTCCGATGGGAGCAGTGCCTCCTGGATGAGCCCCACGGGGAGGTGTGGAAACTATAGTTTTAGGATCAACCCCTGCTTCCAGTAAAATGGTTCCTGCTTTAGCAGAAGCTTCGCATAAAAATTTTACGTCATTTAATGTGTTATATTTTATTATTTTATCTTTTTCTACTCGGCCACTAGATTCATCCTTAATTTTAACCATTAAACCTAAAATATCGGCTTCTTTAGCCCCAAAGTCTTTGAGTTGATTAAATATTAGACTTGAATAATGAGGGGAGATAATGTAATCTTC harbors:
- a CDS encoding preprotein translocase subunit SecF (forms a complex with SecD and YajC; SecDFyajC stimulates the proton motive force-driven protein translocation; seems to modulate the cycling of SecA by stabilizing its membrane-inserted state and appears to be required for the release of mature proteins from the extracytoplasmic side of the membrane; in some organisms, such as Bacillus subtilis, SecD is fused to SecF); translation: MKIKIMESYKPLIVIPVIITLLAIAVIAINGLPESIDLQGGSIAVLNLEKPVDRAELTNIISQGLNTTDIDINSLTQTQATIEIGGAADVIKLTDSLSGIATIESFRSVGPLISQEALTQVYWAIAFAFLFMSITVFIIFRNFVPSVAVIIAALSDILIAVGGMSIFGIPLSVASVGAILMLIGYSVDTDILLTTRVLKRREGTITERAQDAFNTGLVMSASAISSLSVLYIVTVLYIPYAQVLSEIAAVLIIGLVADLLTTWLMNLGILRWYLEAKR
- a CDS encoding N-acetyl-gamma-glutamyl-phosphate reductase — encoded protein: MIEVGIIGASGYTGGELLRFLKNHSEVDVTTATSRKHAGIPIKKVHPHLQDLKLNFTDVSPSEIEADLVFTATPHGASMRIVPELVERGIRVIDLSGDYRFDDIETYEKWYGFKHENPLEAVYGLPEVYREEIKNANLVANPGCFPTGSILAGLPLVNEKLVDTLIFDSKTGVSGAGIKPTEITHYPNISDNVIPYAVTTHRHGPEINQEINKNWPVKVSFTPHLVPVIRGILTTVHTFLKEDLTSADIKNIYESFYQDEPFLRVMDAGEIPRLSAVRGSNYCHVGCFEIDENGRIVIISAIDNLVKGASGQAIQNMNIMYGFNEKKSLEFVGLHP
- a CDS encoding preprotein translocase subunit SecD, translated to MNERVKNFIKDYRTIILIVFIVVSIASISYYGISQGLDLQGGSLIQVHLEKPVDQDTMNRVTGVLDRRLNIFGVKDIKVRASGNQDVIIEIAGVKPDEVAQIVGTPGKFVAKIDNQTALEGSDIVSVQPYEIQGTQWAVPFKITLEGANKFASIAEGKAGAPVDMYLDDKLISSPELAPELATGRPSTDVQISGTENTKEEAEKQAKSIQTVLQSGALPVKVQIVGISTVSPELGTEFKNGALIAGFLALIVVSLIIFFRYRTPKLVIPIIFTSLAELLLILGVASIIKWNIDLAAIAGIIAAIGTGVDDQIILTDEVLKSSKQEELVQKKESKRSKKKKKSKKSRKSKSKSRVSISMKNRIKNAFFIIFASAATLIAAMLPVAYVGFSRGSTGIGSLAGFAFTTIIGILIGIFITRPVYAKFLEYFVVD
- a CDS encoding deacylase; this translates as MIRFGDGTGTKVMMISGVHGNEIPPQIAMLNMVNYLMDKDIQGTIYIVPFAIPSSTANVARYWNGQNPNTISHIPGTPTYKILNVAKQNKVNYLGDFHSTREGGYPGANAVFCSKYPLYTSYKMAYYISKQTSSKLLVYSTAAMEYPGAVEDASNIMGIPAITCESLSNHGTVRSGSVSRSFYQMVFLARYAKLV
- a CDS encoding flavodoxin, coding for MKTMVLYYSRSGKTAKIVETLAENISADTLKIEDFKDRSGPINYIKASIDALREDKTKIEPSHIDLSPYGLVYIGTPNWAGKPAPAIITLIDTNDFRGKDVILFATMGSQGGNSVIERMREKIEARGARMITSFLIKTGGKSTSELEEDVKKTIEEMDLKIYGI
- a CDS encoding cation transporter; amino-acid sequence: MLWIIQIVILIISLIIVIKSADLFIDNLVDIGTRLGISEIILGVTAAAIGTSLPEFGSAVIASVSGNTDIGVGVVIGSNIWNIAGILGISATIAGVIKTDTKGVTRDGLITLGTGLILLFFMLFGDITRIAAIVMIMVYIAYLWMLIRAQKDYSKNESDKEDKENLSSIEKSDKEESVDKEKVTKYIPEESSETKKSIKPKNIIFMVLGFIGLIIGCKLLVDSGTELARIAGIPAMIMGLFTLAIGTSIPELVVTLSSAVKGLHNLSLGTVLGSNTFNIMIGIGIPALIMRVPVERLSLTFDAPVMIFVTALLILLSRRGNKLTRYDGLILLSIYIIYAVTRLYLTGL
- a CDS encoding cation transporter; translated protein: MISWIILVIILVISLLIVIKAADLFVDNLVEIGTAFGISEIILGVTAAAVGTSLPEFGSAMLAIFTGNPEVGIGCAIGANIWNIGGILGISTIFAGTILSQKEEIKRDGTMTLITAVIITFFMYIFGELNLIVGIILLFAYFIYLGLLIRAQQNNVKINNKTPQIEKKKGKKKLNKKNVLWVIVGLIGLAVGCRVIVFSTVSLAEIASIPEMLAGILLAFGTTAPEFFTVLTSARKGLSRLAVGTVLGSNIFNILIGLGVPSLFVAIPVEEIAIRFDGPAMIVITFLLIVLLKRRMKLTRVEGVILFSSYIIYMGTRLYIMS
- the pyrI gene encoding aspartate carbamoyltransferase regulatory subunit, with amino-acid sequence MEKPKKLPRELKVKPIKNGTVIDHITANKALNVLKILGLPNEKSKVTIAMNVLSSQMKNKDIVKIENRELDSQEVDKIALIAPNATINIIRDYEIVEKGKVHLMDEIKDILKCPNPNCITNTAEPVDSKFFVINKKAIILRCYFCERIVDEKGIEFQI
- a CDS encoding universal stress protein translates to MVYKKVLVTSTGEYLDDILEHTLDLISERKMDVIGLYVVDTSVPFLTPKKIKEMMKTELKKKGREILDSMKVEFEKPANYMVNFIEMMVEGDPADEIVRIAEEEKVDVIVMGTGKSIMDKHLLGSVSEKVVHSAPCTILLIRTVQEEK